Below is a window of Candidatus Trichorickettsia mobilis DNA.
TTTTGAGTCCTAAAAAAACCTGGAGCGGCTTAGTTGTTGGTGTCATTAGCAGCGGCATAATTGTAATTGCTTTTGACACAATAATAGATAATAAAATATCGCATTATTATCAACTAAATCGATTTTATTTGATGTTAAATACAGGAATTCTTGCTATAATAGCTCAAGTAAGCGATTTGTTCATTTCTTATTTTAAACGTTATCATCAAATCAAAGATAGTGGTAATATCATACCAGGACATGGCGGCGTACTTGACCGATTCGATAGTATTATTTTAACTGCTCCAATATTATTTTATACAATTTATATATTATGAGTTATTTGCGTTTAATTACTTTAACAAGATTCTCAAAACAATTGTTGTTTAATATCTTGCTTTTAATGTCGTTAGGGTATTTTATATTTCATACTATTTATGGCGACCTTGGTGTTTTCGCTTACTTCAGGCTAAATCAACAACTAACAAAAACCCAAAGTATCCTTGAAGATTTAATGGCTAAAAATATTGAACTAGAGCATCACGTTAAGCTTTTAAAATCTGGAGATAAGGATTTTTTAGAAGAAAAAGCTCGTAACATTTTAGGAATAGCGTCTCCGAGAGAGCTAATATTTTCAACAACTCAAGCATCAGTAATATCAAATGAGCAAAACCCATAATAACATAATAATGTTTCAAAACGATCTTCCAGATAATTTTGAAATACCAGGCGATTTGGCAATTGATACCGAAACTATGGGACTCAACTTACAACGTGATCATCTTTGTTTACTGCAATTGAGTAATGGCGATGGTAATGCCTACTTGATCCAGTTTATTGATAAGAACTATGTAGCCCCTAATTTAAAGAAATTACTTGCTGATGAAAGTAGGTGCAAAATATTTCATTTTGCCAGATTTGATTTAGCTGCAATAAAACATTATTTACAAACTGATTTGACAAATATTTTTTGTACCAAAATTGCCTCAAGATTAATTAGAACTTACACTGATGCTCATAGTTTAAAAGAATTGTGTCGGGAATTACTAAGCATTCAGATCTCTAAACAACAACAATCTTCTTACTGGGGCAATGATGAATTGACTAATGAACAAAAGGACTATGCAGCAAAAGATGTATTATATTTACATAAGATTCGTACTACATTACAAGATATGCTGATAAAAGCAGACCGGCTTGAACTTGCAAATAAGATTTTTGCATTTTTACCGACTAGAGTGCAGCTGGATTTGATGGGATGGAGTGAGACAGACATCTTCCTCCACTAGATATACTCGGTGAAAATCTGCGAATTGCGTTGTCGTATCTAAATATCTGTGCTCCTCACGTACTAAAGTACGCTGCGGTGCTCGAATTTGATACTCCTAGCACTTCTTGATTTTGACCTTCGTCTATCTCAAACCTTACAAAAGGTCATCCCGAACTAACGCAAATCATCCGAACACACGATGTCATCCCGAACTTGTTTCGGGATCTCATCAGGATTTCATAAGATCCCGAAACAAGTTCGGGAGACATCGTGTGTTCGGGATGACTTTTCTTCCTTCGGGAGACATTGTTTATTTGGGATCTAGGACTATCACCATTATCACAAGAAGAACCTATGACTAACCACCAAACAACAGCTACCAGAGTAATTTTAGAAGAAGCTGCTGCATTATCTGAACTTGCTCAAAACATACCGTCATCTTTTACTAATTTGGTTGATTGCATTATTAGTTTCAAAGGTAGAATAATACTTACCGGCATTGGTAAAAGTGGATATATTGCACGTAAAATTGCCGCAACTTTTGCCTCTACTGGAACTGCCGCTTTATATATTCACCCAGCTGAGGCCAGCCATGGTGATCTCGGAATGATCACTGAGCAAGATTTAGTGATGATGCTATCTAATTCTGGAGAAACTAAAGAATTATTTGATATTATTAACTATTGTAAGCGGTTTGCTATAAAAATTGTGGCCATGACCATGAATCCTACATCTACTCTTGCTACTAATAGCGATTTTTTATTGCCTATTCCTAAAATTAGAGAAGCTTCAACTATTATCGCCCCAACTACGTCTGCATTAATGATGTTGGCTCTTGGTGATGCTCTCACTGTAGCGGTACAAGAAGCAAAAGGATTTTCAAAAGATGATTTCCGTTTATATCATCCAGGTGGAAAAATTGGAGCAAATTTGCTTAAAGTCAAAGATTTAATGCGATCAGGTGACCAATTACCGCTAGTATACGAAAATACTGCTTTTACCGATACAATTATAACTATCACTCAAAAAAGTCTTGGTTGTGCAATAGTTATTAATACGCAGTATAATTTAATTGGGATAATTACTGATGGAGATTTACGTAGACATTTAAAAGATATGTCTTCCTTAAAATATGCTTATGATGTCATGACGGCTAATCCTAAATATATTTTACCAACGCAACTTGCAACTGAAGCGTTATATATCATGAATAATAACTCAATCACTGCCATTCCGGTAATTGAACAAGGAATATTAGTTGGTGTAATTCATATTCATGATTTGTTAAGAGTGGGCATTAGCTAGTGTGATTAAAAAAAATCTTTACAAATCACCAATTATAAAAACTATTACCAGGTTTATTATTCCATATATATGCCTATATAGTTTATATATCCAGGTTAACGGTGAAATATCTCCTGGTGGAGGCTTTCAAGCCGGAGTAATCTTTGCTAGTGCTATTATTGCTGCTGATCTGGTCTATAGTAAGAATTTAATGCATTTCTCTATTGGATTTTTACGAATAATTGCTGTAATTGGAGTAATGATATATACAGGAGTTGGTTTTATCCCTATGATATTCGATAGTTATTATTTAGATTATTCAGTACTAGCAAATGATAAATTTCTAGCCCAAACTATCGGAATTTTTACCATAGAACTAGGAGTAGGTCTAACAGTTGCTGCCGTAATGTACCTGATTTATTTTATCTTGCAGGAAACCCAAAACTAGATATCTTAGCCTATTTATAGTTTTGTTTATTGTAATTACGTACGTTATATGGTGCACTACAAAAGATGACAAAATAAATAAGAGTGTGAATATGACCATCTACACAACTACAGAAGCTAGATCTAAATTATTTCAACTAGTTGATGAAACCAATAAAACACATCAACCAATATATATAAAAGGCAAGCGTAGCAATGCGGTGATTTTATCAGAGGAAGATTATGAATCTATGCAGGAAACTTTATACTTATATTCTATACCAGGTTTAGTGGAATCAATACTTAAAGCTAGCGCAGAACCTATAGAAGAATGTGTTTCGCACGATGAAGTCTGGAAATAATATTTATGTTATATACCTTGGTATATTCTAAAGAATCTGAACGTGATGCGTATAAACTAAAAGCAGCTAAATTAGCAACAAAAGTAGAAAAACTTTGTCAAGACTTAGCTAATAATCCAGAGCCAATTTATAGTAAAAAATTGTCCGGTGACTTATTTGGTAAGCGCTCGATAAGAATTAATTTACAAAATAGATTAGTCTATGAGATTCTAGAAAAACAAAAAATAGTAAAAATACTAAAAATGTAGGGTCATTATGGGTAAATCTAATGATTCTTTAGTTGATGCTATTCATAATTGTCAGAAAATATTCTGGTAAGTCAGCTTCAATAGTTAGATCAAAACCCCATAGAGAAGAAGGAATAATAATTTTTCTTGCATGCAATAACATAGGTGGTTCATGTTTTGTTATTGAAGTAGAGTACTTCTTATCACCAATTATTGGGCACCCTAGTTTTAAAGCATGAAATCGTAATTGATGCATTCTACCGGTAAGCGGTATAAATTCTATTAGTGATCTCTTGCCATCAGTGGCTAATACTTTATATTTCGTAATTGCGAGCTTGCCATTATTATCATCCGCAACTTTCTCATATACTCCAGTTCGGTTTTTGGCAATCATTCCTTGTATTTCTCCAGAGCTTTGTGGTGGCCTCCCATAGACAATAGCTAGATAAATTTTCTGAATAGTTTTATTAGAGAATGCAGTTGTTAATTTGTACGCTGTCAAATAATTCTTGGCAATTAATAACAAGCCACTAGTATCTTTATCTAATCTATGTACTAGCTTAAAATCATTTCCTTTAGTATTCAGATAACATAATGCATCTTGAATAGAGAGTCTAATTTTACTGCCTCCTTGAGTTGCAAGAGCATGAGGTTTATTGATAGCTAATAAATTATCATCTGAATATAGTTGATATTCCTGTAATAATTTACCAGCTAAATTTTTAATTGCTGGAGAGAAGCTCTGTTCTATTGATGATGATGAATTAAATTTTATACTTACCCGTTCTTGAATTAATATTTTATCTCCATTCACTACACGAATACCAGCATGCACCTTACGACCATTAAGTTTAATTTGGCCTCGCCGCAGTAGTTGTTCAATGATTCCTTGAGTAAGCTCTGGATAATTTCGGCGCAAATATCGATCTAATCTGCTAGGAATCTCAACATTGACTGTAATACATGTCATAAACCTACTCTTTTTATTCAAATGGAATTATATATAACCTTAAAGCCTGTCTTGAAAATTGATTAAATATGAACTAAAATATTTAGTCAATTTTCAAGACAGGCTCTGAAATGATAAAAAATTTTATCGATTCAAATATCTATCAATTAAAGAAAACCTTATGCCGTTTCTCTTTAGTGATATTGTGCAGTGTATTCTTTACCTTACTTGCTTTACTTGCCTTGCTTGAACCCACTAAAATTATTGATGCTACAGATCTTGTAAGATGGTTATTGATCTTATTTTGTGGTTTTTTTTGGTTTTTAGCTGTTAAATTATTTGCAGAGAGTAATAATTATCGAGACAAATTCTATTATGCACTAAGCATACCAATATTTTTGCTGATAAGTTGGTATTTATCTACTAAATCTACCATGAAACCTGACTTCATATTCTATTTTACTTTGATACTTTTTTTATCAATTTTTGTCAGTCCTTTTCTTTTTAAAAAAACAGATAACGAAATTGTCTGGAGCTTTAATTATCATGTCTACTTTAATTTGGCTTTTACTATTTTTGTAGCCATAGTACTTTTCCTAGGTATTAGTTTTATTGCCTTAACTCTTTATATTTTATTTGATATAAAAATTCCTGGTGAATTTTATTTTGGGAGTTGGATTGTTGTTTCATCATTCTTTGCTCCAATTTTTGCTTTATTCAACTTTACTACTGACTGTTTTAAAAAATTAGATTATCTACCGCTAGGTCTAAAGATAATGATGAGCTATATATGTGTTCCATTATCAATTATCTATCTAATTATTTTGTATATTTATATCATCAAAATAATGATCAATTGGCAATTGCCAGATGGTGGTATCGTCTATTTAGTATCTGGTTTTGCTGGTTTAGCAATTTCCTCTTTTGTTGCGTCTTATCCGATAATTAATCAAGGAAAAAATATCATAAGTTACTTTTATCATTATTTTTTCAAATTAATGGTTGCACCTTTAATATTAATGGCTATTGCAATAGCGGCAAGAATTAATCAATACGGGTTTACTGAAGCCAGATATATGGTGCTAATATGGTTAATCTGGCTAATATCAGCAATTATACTAGGTTTAATTAATAGTCGTACTAATACCATAAACAATATGCATAAGGTGGCGATTATTTTACTATTAATTGCTTTATTTAGCCCTTTGAGCGCAGAAAATGTTGCAAGCTATAGTCAATTTAATAGATTAACTCAGCTGCTAAAGAGTAAACAAACTGATCAACAGCGTTTATACGAAGATATTTACTCCATTGTTAATTATATGGTAAAAAGTAATAAAGTTAATAATTTAAAACTATTATTTATCGATCAACCTAATGCTTATATTAATATCACTGATCCTAAGTCACTTAAAGCAGAGGAGATAGTGAAGGAATTAGGGGTTACTGATCTGAAACATGAAAGTGATTTCAATATTACTTTTAACGATTTTTATTCCTACATTGATGATGGTATCTTGATTGAAGAATATGATTTGCTAACCAGTATTTCTACTGTTAGGAAAATTATTAAAGTTAATGATCAACAACTGACTGTTTTTTTTGAACCAAGCACTAGTATGCTTACTATTACCAATGAGAAAACTAACCATGTAGTTTATTTCAATCTCGAGAACATTCGACAACAATATATAGTTGATATACCAACAAAACGTTTTATAGCAGTAGAGTCAGTTGACCGTAAGTTGCGTGTAAAGCTATTATTAACCCAAATCGGTGGTACTATCTATAACCAAAAGCCAACAATCAATTCATTAACAGGGCTGATACTGATTAAAATCAAAGACTCTGAATAAAAATATCAGAAAAATTCTTTTCTTTTTGGCTTATTGACATACTGATTATTTTAGAATAGAGTGGTTTCTTCATGTACTTAAGCAAATTATGTATTTATTTATTATAGTTTTTATTGCAATAATAATTTCTGGCTGTGCAACCGTTTTTTCTGGCGCTCGTCAGACTTTGCACATTCAAGCCATTGATATAAAAAATAACGACATTTTAGAACAAGCGAGATGCACTGTTATGGATGAAGCTGGAGGAAGCTATTATATCACCAATAATCCTGGTACAGTAACTGTTACCAGATCTTCTGGCCCTATATCAGTATTGTGTAAAGCCGATGGTTATAAGCAGCTTAATACTTCTGTTGGTGATAGCTTTAACCCTGCATCTCTGATAAATGTAATATTCTGGCCTGGTTTTTTAGTTGACGCTGCTACTGGGGCGTATAAAAAATTCCCTTCACATTACTTAGTTGCGATGGAGAAAAGTAACTAAGTAATGTAAATAATTATATTCTGCACCCGTAGCTCAATTGGATAGAGCATATGACTACGGATCATAAGGTTAGGGGTTCAAATCCTCTCGGGTGCGCCATTTTTTTATTCAATTTCACTTATATTTATATCTTGTTATGTACCCCCAAGTTTAATTCCTAAAGTTTCTAATTCAAAAGAACTTATTTGGATCTGCGTCAAGCTATTACTGCTAAAAAAAGTATCCTGAGTAGATCCAGAAAATAAAGACGCAGATTGAGAGTTATTAGATCCAATATTGAATTTTATAGGTGTTATATATTGATCTTGGCTCGTTTGCGTATGGTCTCCTTCTTTACAAACTTTCTTTTTACTCGGATCTAAAAAATATTCGTCCTTTTTCTCTACGCTTGCAGTGTTTTGTTTAAATTGTGCATTCTTCTTTTGTATTACATATTTATCCTGTAAAATATCATCTTCGAATTCAGATTCATCTTTGAATTGTATATTCAGTTTAAGTTTCTGCTCAAATTTAAGTTTTGCTTTAGATTTATGTTGGTGGTTAATTGGTAATAATTTAGTAATAGCTTGTTGTTCAAATATAGATTCTTCTGATAAATCATCGTCTGAATTATCATGATTTAATATTATTGTCTCTTTAAGTACTTTATAACCTTTGTCGTATTTTGTCTCAGACTCTTCTATAAAATGCTCTTGCGTTCCTTCTTGAAATTTATAACTATGATAAGAAACACCATGTGTTCCTCTAAATTTTATATCCTTATCATTTAATACTAGAGCACAATCACTACAGGATAATGTAGATACTCCTATATATAAACCATTTTCTACAAAACCAGAAAGCAAATTCTCTGCATGAAAATTTGATTCACTATTGTCGCATATTTCAATTTCAGGAAAATATTTTTCTTGCTTAAAATAGGTAATAATTTTTACAGTATCTTGATATAATTTTGTTTTATTATATAAATTAGGGTTAATTCTAATTTCCTCAATATCAACACTGTCTTTATCTTCTAAGTATTGTTTCTTTAATTTATTTATGCTTTCGAAGTCTTGTTGTCTCAAAACTTTGTTAATT
It encodes the following:
- a CDS encoding septum formation initiator family protein, yielding MSYLRLITLTRFSKQLLFNILLLMSLGYFIFHTIYGDLGVFAYFRLNQQLTKTQSILEDLMAKNIELEHHVKLLKSGDKDFLEEKARNILGIASPRELIFSTTQASVISNEQNP
- a CDS encoding ribonuclease D, with amino-acid sequence MSKTHNNIIMFQNDLPDNFEIPGDLAIDTETMGLNLQRDHLCLLQLSNGDGNAYLIQFIDKNYVAPNLKKLLADESRCKIFHFARFDLAAIKHYLQTDLTNIFCTKIASRLIRTYTDAHSLKELCRELLSIQISKQQQSSYWGNDELTNEQKDYAAKDVLYLHKIRTTLQDMLIKADRLELANKIFAFLPTRVQLDLMGWSETDIFLH
- a CDS encoding KpsF/GutQ family sugar-phosphate isomerase, with the translated sequence MTNHQTTATRVILEEAAALSELAQNIPSSFTNLVDCIISFKGRIILTGIGKSGYIARKIAATFASTGTAALYIHPAEASHGDLGMITEQDLVMMLSNSGETKELFDIINYCKRFAIKIVAMTMNPTSTLATNSDFLLPIPKIREASTIIAPTTSALMMLALGDALTVAVQEAKGFSKDDFRLYHPGGKIGANLLKVKDLMRSGDQLPLVYENTAFTDTIITITQKSLGCAIVINTQYNLIGIITDGDLRRHLKDMSSLKYAYDVMTANPKYILPTQLATEALYIMNNNSITAIPVIEQGILVGVIHIHDLLRVGIS
- a CDS encoding type II toxin-antitoxin system Phd/YefM family antitoxin; the protein is MTIYTTTEARSKLFQLVDETNKTHQPIYIKGKRSNAVILSEEDYESMQETLYLYSIPGLVESILKASAEPIEECVSHDEVWK
- a CDS encoding type II toxin-antitoxin system mRNA interferase toxin, RelE/StbE family; amino-acid sequence: MLYTLVYSKESERDAYKLKAAKLATKVEKLCQDLANNPEPIYSKKLSGDLFGKRSIRINLQNRLVYEILEKQKIVKILKM
- a CDS encoding RluA family pseudouridine synthase, whose protein sequence is MTCITVNVEIPSRLDRYLRRNYPELTQGIIEQLLRRGQIKLNGRKVHAGIRVVNGDKILIQERVSIKFNSSSSIEQSFSPAIKNLAGKLLQEYQLYSDDNLLAINKPHALATQGGSKIRLSIQDALCYLNTKGNDFKLVHRLDKDTSGLLLIAKNYLTAYKLTTAFSNKTIQKIYLAIVYGRPPQSSGEIQGMIAKNRTGVYEKVADDNNGKLAITKYKVLATDGKRSLIEFIPLTGRMHQLRFHALKLGCPIIGDKKYSTSITKHEPPMLLHARKIIIPSSLWGFDLTIEADLPEYFLTIMNSIN
- a CDS encoding DUF4153 domain-containing protein — protein: MIKNFIDSNIYQLKKTLCRFSLVILCSVFFTLLALLALLEPTKIIDATDLVRWLLILFCGFFWFLAVKLFAESNNYRDKFYYALSIPIFLLISWYLSTKSTMKPDFIFYFTLILFLSIFVSPFLFKKTDNEIVWSFNYHVYFNLAFTIFVAIVLFLGISFIALTLYILFDIKIPGEFYFGSWIVVSSFFAPIFALFNFTTDCFKKLDYLPLGLKIMMSYICVPLSIIYLIILYIYIIKIMINWQLPDGGIVYLVSGFAGLAISSFVASYPIINQGKNIISYFYHYFFKLMVAPLILMAIAIAARINQYGFTEARYMVLIWLIWLISAIILGLINSRTNTINNMHKVAIILLLIALFSPLSAENVASYSQFNRLTQLLKSKQTDQQRLYEDIYSIVNYMVKSNKVNNLKLLFIDQPNAYINITDPKSLKAEEIVKELGVTDLKHESDFNITFNDFYSYIDDGILIEEYDLLTSISTVRKIIKVNDQQLTVFFEPSTSMLTITNEKTNHVVYFNLENIRQQYIVDIPTKRFIAVESVDRKLRVKLLLTQIGGTIYNQKPTINSLTGLILIKIKDSE